From Tripterygium wilfordii isolate XIE 37 chromosome 13, ASM1340144v1, whole genome shotgun sequence, the proteins below share one genomic window:
- the LOC120013511 gene encoding uncharacterized protein LOC120013511: MANNHGQSEANTITSPSPVSPVPSINEMNNNLHTSSTASTPAVGSTQQQPDSDGNLKGKRKAIKERSEVWEHFTRDIEKKKSTCNHCKKVFCSDSKANGTSSLKYHLKSCMKFSNASDPRQQELHFQHADGRHGEGNLVPWKFDQQAIRMTIARMVIIDELPFKFVDGEGFKQFMNIACPRFIMPSRWTTARDIIECHDSEKLKLK; the protein is encoded by the exons ATGGCTAATAATCATGGTCAATCTGAAGCGAATACAATAACTTCTCCATCTCCTGTCAGTCCCGTGCCTAGTATCAATGAAATGAATAACAACTTGCACACTTCTAGCACTGCATCTACCCCTGCAGTAGGATCAACTCAGCAACAACCAGATTCAGATGGAAatttaaagggaaaaagaaaggcAATTAAGGAGAGGAGTGAAGTATGGGAACACTTCACAAgggatatagaaaaaaaaaagagtacttgcAATCACTGTAAAAAG GTTTTTTGTTCAGATTCAAAAGCGAATGGAACAAGCTCGTTGAAGTACCACCTCAAGTCATGTATGAAGTTTTCAAATGCTAGTGATCCTCGACAACAAGAACTGCATTTTCAACATGCTGATGGCAGACATGGTGAGGGGAACTTAGTGCCTTGGAAATTTGATCAACAAGCAATAAGAATGACAATTGCGCGAATGGTAATTATTGACGAGCTACCTTTTAAATTTGTTGATGGCGAAGGATTTAAGCAATTTATGAATATTGCTTGTCCTAGATTTATTATGCCTTCTCGTTGGACAACTGCTAGGGACATTATTGAATGCCATGATAGTGAGAAATTAAAGTTGAAATGA